A window of Pararhodobacter sp. genomic DNA:
TCGATGCACACCTTGCTGCGCAAGATCGAGCTGGCGGGCATGGACCGCAAGACGCAAAAGGGTGGCAAGCCGATTGCCGCCGCCCTGCCCGGCACCGCGCTGGGGATCGGCCTGGAAATCCCGCTGGCCTGTCACCGGATTTTCGCCGCCGACAACGCAAAGGCGCAGATCGGCCTGCCGGAAATCAAGGTCGGCATCTTCCCCGGCGCGGGTGGCACCACCCGTCTGTCGTGGAAGCTGGGCGCGATGGCGGCGGCTCCGCTGCTGTTGGAAGGCAAGATGCTGAACCCCGCCAAAGCCAAGGCGGCGGGCCTCATTGACGAGGTGGTGCCCGCGGCCGAGTTGCAGGCGGCGGCCAAGGCCTGGGTGCTGGGTGCCAAGGACTCGGATCTGGTCAAGCCCTGGGACCAAAAGGGTTACCGGGTTCCCGGTGGCACGCCCTATTCGGCGCCGGGTTTCCCGACTTTCGTCGGCGCATCGGCGATGATCCACGCCCAGACCTGGGGTGTTTACCCGGCGGCCAAGGCGCTGTTGTCTGCGGTTTATGAAGGGCTGCAAGTGCCGTTCGACACCGCGCTGAAGATCGAAGCGCGCTGGTTCACCAGCGTGCTGATGAACCCGTCCTCCAGCGCGATGATCCGCAGCCTGTTTGTCAACAAGGGCGCCTTGGAAAAGGGCGCGAACCGCCCCGATGTGCCCGATGAGACGGTCAAGAAGGTCGGCGTGTTGGGCGCGGGCATGATGGGCGCGGGCATCGCCTATGTCAGCGCGGTTGCGGGCATCGAGGTGGTGTTGCTGGACAGCAAGATCGAAGCGGCGGAAAAGGGGAAATCCTATTCAACCGGCATTCTCGACAAGGGCATGAAGCGCGGCAAGGTCACCGAGGAGAAGAAGGCGCAGGTTCTGGGCCGGATCAAGACCACGACGGATTACGCGGACCTTGAGGGCTGCGATCTGATCGTCGAGGCGGTGTTCGAGGATCCTGCCGTCAAGGCCGACGTGACCGCCAAGGCCGAAGCGGTGATCCCGAAAACGGCGATCTTTGCCTCGAACACATCGACGCTGCCAATCACCTCGCTGGCGCAGGCCTCGAAGCGGCCCGAACAGTTCATCGGCATCCACTTCTTCAGCCCGGTGGACAAGATGCTGCTGGTCGAGATCATCAAGGGCGCACAGACCGGTGAGCGCGCGGTGGCCAAGTCGCTGGACTTCGTGCGCCAGATCCGCAAGACGCCGATCGTGGTGAACGACGCGCGGTTCTTCTATGCCAACCGCTGCATCATCCCTTATATCAACGAGGGGATGCGCATGGTCGCCGAGGGCGTCGCACCGCCGCTGGTCGACAATGCCGCGCGGCTGCTGGGCTTCCCGGTGGGTCCGCTGCAACTGGTCGATGAAACCTCATTGGATCTGGGCGCGAAAATCGCCAAGGCCACCAAAGCGGCGATGGGCAATGATTACCCCGATGACGCGGTGGATGAGGTGGTGTTCTGGATGGTCGACAAGGGGCGTCTGGGCCGCAAATCGAACGCCGGGTTCTTTGACTATGACGACAAGGGCAAGCGGCAGGGCTATTGGCCCGGTCTGGCCGAGAAATTCCCGCGCAAGGCCGTGCAGCCAGAGTTGGACGAGGTGAAAAACCGTCTGATGATGGCGCAGGTGCTGGAGGCCGTGCGGGCGCTGGATGAGGGCGTCCTGGAAGACATCCGCGAAGGCGACGTCGGCGCGATCCTGGGCTGGGGCTTTGCGCCGTGGTCGGGCGGTCCGTTCAGCTGGCTGGATATCATCGGTGCCAAGCGCGCGGTGGAAATCTGCGACGGGCTGGAGGCAGAGTTCGGGCCCCGGTTCAAGGCAACGCAGTCGATGCGTGACATGGCCGCGAGCGGCGGTCGTTACTATGGCAAGGCGGCGAAATCCGCCTGAGCCAAGCCTCTGGCATGAAACGATTTCACCCGCCTCGGAGTTTCCGGGGCGGGTGTTTTTCAAGGGCAACGGTGGCGCGGCTCAGGCCTGCATCGAGGCGACCAACAAACGACCCTGTGCATACGTCAGGCGCTGATACGCCGTGTGCGAGCCAAGCGTCACGATGTTTTGCGCGCCTTGGACGTGCTGTTGCTGCGTGGCCGGACAATGCACCAAGGTCGTGCCGTTGGCATAAACGATTTCGTCGCGGGAAAATTCCAGCGTGACTATGGTCATTTCTCGGGCCGGAGGAACGCGGGTGATGCCGTTGAAACCCTCCAACACGCCGGCGGACACCATGAGGAAAGGATCACCGAACAGCGCCTCGGCCTGATCGCTTTCGATCAACACGGTTTGGTTGGGCAGCAAAGACATGACCTCACGATTGCCAAGCGCCTTTTTCGGAATGTGCACCGGCCAAACGCTGCGCGGTGCACTGGTTTGCGCGGTCCACAGGGTGCTGATCCCCACAGCGGTGAGTTTGCGCATCCCGTTGTCGAAGGTCACGACCCGATCCCCGGCGCGAAGATCCTGAACCGGCTGCCACCCCAATTCCGTGGCGACCAGGGTTCCGGCGATCAATCCCTCGGCGACACCGCCAAAATCACTGCGGCTCAAGGTTGCCTCGTTGCTGTCAGATACGCTTCCGGACCACAGATCACTGCGCTCGGAAAATGAATACGGGAGACTACGGCTCCGATTGTTCGTGCTACCAACCCAGCTCTGCAACATTGTTCGTTCCTTCCGTGGATACGGCCTTTGAATTTCGATAGGTCCATACAACCCCGGCGGTATGGCAAAGACTTGGAAGGTTTGCGGAAAATTGAGGGTATTAATTTCCATACCCCTCTTAATCTTGCCACAGTGGGGCGCAGAATCCGGTGATCTGGCCGGGTAATGAGGCGGTTTGGCCATGATTGTGCAGCAAGGCGAAACAATACCGTTTCAAACTGCATAGCGGCGCGCGGGCAGAGCCGTGTTGTTAACGCGCAGAATTCACGCGCTGCGCGCCGTGATCATCGCGCCGGCGGCGAAAATCATCAGCATTCCGACCCCTGCCATGAGGGTGATCGGCTCGCCCCAGAGCACAAAGCTCCAGGCGGCGGATATCGGCAGAATCACATATTCGACGATCGACACCCGGCTTGCCTCGGCCAATTGGTAACCCTTGACCATCAAGCCGATGGCAATCATCGACCCCAGCGCCTGAACGAAGGTCCAGAACAGAAGGCGTTGCGAGGGCCAGACCCAACCGCGCAGCAAGAACCCGTCCGACCCGGCAAGGGGTTCGGGCCCCCAGATCGCCAAGACGATCAGGCCAACCACCCCCGCCACCCCCAGCGCCACAAAGAACCCCAGCGTCATGGCTTCGGCGGTTTCGTTGGCGCACCATTCGCGCGTCGCGATATTGCCGAGCGCATAGAAGGCACCGGCGATCACCGGCACCAGACTGGCCCAGCCCAGCGGCGATTGCGACCCCGGTTGCAGCACCAACAGCACGCCGACAAAGCCCAGCACCACCGCAATCAGGCGCACCGGGCCCAACGGGTGCCCATAGACAAAGCGCGTGATCAGCAGCACGAAGATCGGCGCGGTAAACAGCCCCGCAGCGGCCTGCGCCACGGTCAGAAACGCCAGCGCGCCAAAGTAGATCAGGATCGCAACGCCATGCAGCGCCGACCGCCCGGCCAGGGCACGCAGGTTGACCGGCCGCAGCCGCAGGCGAAATGGCACCACGGCCAACGCCATCAAGACAAAGGCCATCGCGCTGCGCAGGGCTTGGAATTGCCACAACCCGGCCTCGGCGGCGATCACGCGGACGAAATTATCCGTGAAGCCAATCAGAAGCGCATAGCCCAAAATGGCCAGCGACGCAGCCGGCAGCCGGTTCGGTGGTGCGGTTCTCATGCGAAAGACCCTTTTCGGCGGCATCATTCACCGCCACTATGGGCAATCAGAACAAGGCGCAATTTTCAAGAGGTGCTTACGATGGGTTGGCTGGCTGACGAATCTGGACTGGAGAAGAACGCAGCGAATTATGTGCCGCTCACGCCCTTGTCGCACCTTCGCCGCGCTGCGGATATTTTTGCCACCCGTGAAGCCCTGGTCTATGGCGATCAACGCTGGACCTATGCCGAGTATCACGCGCGGGTGTCACGGCTGGCCTCGGGGTTGGCGGGGCTGGGGATCAAACCGGGCGACGTGGTGGCCTCGCTTTTGCCCAACGTTCCCAGCCATGCCGAGGCGCATTTCGGCGTGCCCGCCTGCGGCGCGGTGCTGAATGCGATCAACACGCGGCTGGATCTGGATACGGTCGCCTATATCTTCGAGCATGGCGGGGCCAAGGCGGCGCTGGTTGACAGCAGCCTGATCGACCTGGCCGAGCGCGCCTGTGTGGTCATCGGCGGCGGGCCGAAGCTGATCGAGGTGCCGGACCCGCAGGCCGGGGTGCCCGCCAGCGGGCGGCATCTGACCTATGAGGAACTGCTGGCGTCCGGCGATCCGGCCTTCGACTGGATCATGCCGCAGGATGAATGGGAATCGCTGGCGCTGAATTATACCAGCGGCACGACCGGGCGGCCCAAGGGCGTGGTCTATCACCATCGCGGCGCCTATCTGAGCACGCTGGGCACGCCGATCTCCTGGCGCATGACGCTGTATCCGCGCTATCTGACCATCGTGCCGATGTTCCATTGCAATGCGTGGTGTCACCCGTGGATGATCCCGGCACTGGGCGGCGCAATCATCTGTCTGCGCGAGATAACCGCAAAAGGCGTGTATCATGCGATTGCCGTGGACGGGGCCACGCATTTCGGCGGTGCGCCGATTGTCTTGCAGACGCTGATCAACGCCAAGGACGCCGACCGGCTGCCGTTCGATCATATCGTCGAAGTGTTCACCGCCGGCTCGCCGCCACCCGCCGCGACGCTGGCCGCGATCGAGCCACTGGGCTTCAATGTAACGCAAGTCTACGGGCTGACCGAGACCTATGGCCCGGCCACCGAATGCACCTGGAACGAGGATTTCGACGCCCTGCCGCAAGACGAGCGCGCCGCGGTCAAGGCGCGCACCGGGGTGTTGATGCCCTTCATGGAGCGGATCACCGTCATGGATGAGCAGATGCAGGATGTGCCGCGCGATGCTGTCGCCCTGGGCGAGATCATGCATCGCGGCAATGGCGTGATGAAGGGCTATTTCCGCAACCCCGAGGCCACGGCCGAGGCATTCAAGGGCGGGTATTTCCACTCGGGCGACATCGCGTATGTGCACGAGGACGGCTATATCAAACTGGCCGACCGCTCGAAGGATATCATCATCTCGGGCGGCGAGAATGTCAGTTCGGTCGAGGTCGAGGGCGCGTTGATGCATCACCCGGCGGTGGCGCTGGCGGCCGTGGTGGCCAAGCCCGATGACAAGTGGGGCGAGGTGCCTTGCGCGTTTGTCGAGTTGAAAGACGGGCATCAGGCCACCGCCGAGGAGCTGATCACCTTTTGCCGCGCGCGGCTGGCCGGGTTCAAGACGCCGAAGCTGGTGGTATTCCATGAGTTGCCCAAAACCTCGACCGGAAAGATCCAGAAGTTCGAATTGCGGGTGCTGGCCAAGTCCTTGTGATCCTGC
This region includes:
- a CDS encoding AMP-binding protein, which codes for MGWLADESGLEKNAANYVPLTPLSHLRRAADIFATREALVYGDQRWTYAEYHARVSRLASGLAGLGIKPGDVVASLLPNVPSHAEAHFGVPACGAVLNAINTRLDLDTVAYIFEHGGAKAALVDSSLIDLAERACVVIGGGPKLIEVPDPQAGVPASGRHLTYEELLASGDPAFDWIMPQDEWESLALNYTSGTTGRPKGVVYHHRGAYLSTLGTPISWRMTLYPRYLTIVPMFHCNAWCHPWMIPALGGAIICLREITAKGVYHAIAVDGATHFGGAPIVLQTLINAKDADRLPFDHIVEVFTAGSPPPAATLAAIEPLGFNVTQVYGLTETYGPATECTWNEDFDALPQDERAAVKARTGVLMPFMERITVMDEQMQDVPRDAVALGEIMHRGNGVMKGYFRNPEATAEAFKGGYFHSGDIAYVHEDGYIKLADRSKDIIISGGENVSSVEVEGALMHHPAVALAAVVAKPDDKWGEVPCAFVELKDGHQATAEELITFCRARLAGFKTPKLVVFHELPKTSTGKIQKFELRVLAKSL
- a CDS encoding DMT family transporter, with the protein product MRTAPPNRLPAASLAILGYALLIGFTDNFVRVIAAEAGLWQFQALRSAMAFVLMALAVVPFRLRLRPVNLRALAGRSALHGVAILIYFGALAFLTVAQAAAGLFTAPIFVLLITRFVYGHPLGPVRLIAVVLGFVGVLLVLQPGSQSPLGWASLVPVIAGAFYALGNIATREWCANETAEAMTLGFFVALGVAGVVGLIVLAIWGPEPLAGSDGFLLRGWVWPSQRLLFWTFVQALGSMIAIGLMVKGYQLAEASRVSIVEYVILPISAAWSFVLWGEPITLMAGVGMLMIFAAGAMITARSA
- a CDS encoding 3-hydroxyacyl-CoA dehydrogenase NAD-binding domain-containing protein; protein product: SMHTLLRKIELAGMDRKTQKGGKPIAAALPGTALGIGLEIPLACHRIFAADNAKAQIGLPEIKVGIFPGAGGTTRLSWKLGAMAAAPLLLEGKMLNPAKAKAAGLIDEVVPAAELQAAAKAWVLGAKDSDLVKPWDQKGYRVPGGTPYSAPGFPTFVGASAMIHAQTWGVYPAAKALLSAVYEGLQVPFDTALKIEARWFTSVLMNPSSSAMIRSLFVNKGALEKGANRPDVPDETVKKVGVLGAGMMGAGIAYVSAVAGIEVVLLDSKIEAAEKGKSYSTGILDKGMKRGKVTEEKKAQVLGRIKTTTDYADLEGCDLIVEAVFEDPAVKADVTAKAEAVIPKTAIFASNTSTLPITSLAQASKRPEQFIGIHFFSPVDKMLLVEIIKGAQTGERAVAKSLDFVRQIRKTPIVVNDARFFYANRCIIPYINEGMRMVAEGVAPPLVDNAARLLGFPVGPLQLVDETSLDLGAKIAKATKAAMGNDYPDDAVDEVVFWMVDKGRLGRKSNAGFFDYDDKGKRQGYWPGLAEKFPRKAVQPELDEVKNRLMMAQVLEAVRALDEGVLEDIREGDVGAILGWGFAPWSGGPFSWLDIIGAKRAVEICDGLEAEFGPRFKATQSMRDMAASGGRYYGKAAKSA
- a CDS encoding Hint domain-containing protein, translating into MSRSDFGGVAEGLIAGTLVATELGWQPVQDLRAGDRVVTFDNGMRKLTAVGISTLWTAQTSAPRSVWPVHIPKKALGNREVMSLLPNQTVLIESDQAEALFGDPFLMVSAGVLEGFNGITRVPPAREMTIVTLEFSRDEIVYANGTTLVHCPATQQQHVQGAQNIVTLGSHTAYQRLTYAQGRLLVASMQA